The DNA sequence TAACAGGTGATCAGAGGCACACCAtagatagattatctccaaaagggacaaacaatcaaagGTACATgctatgcttcacttctgaggcagtaacgggaaaatattaaacttaagcgccggggaaagctcactaaaggtgtgttattccatcaggacaatgcttcTGTTCACAAGTCTCTCATTATCATGGTTGCCATTCACGATTgaggctttaaattgattgaagGAATTATGTTGGAAAATGATGCAACATGTCCGGTAACAtccaaatccttcaatatgaggctcacaatgTAGCAATCAACCCTCGTAGTTCCAATGGCTAATATTCAagatacaaatataatgtaattCTGAGAGAAAATTGATAATTGCAGTTTACATTTCATATCACATGGGCTCTAGAACATAGAAATGATTATGTCAACTCGACCCAAAATCTTAATGTATTAACACGCTTTATATTACATTGCATGGTCTTGGACTCACTATGATATAATACGtgatcagggactcactataatataatatatggtcAGGGACTGACTATGATATAATACGTGATCGgggactcactataatatattacatgatCAAGAGCTCActatgatataatacattatcaGGGACttactataatataatacatgatcagggactcactatgatataatacatgatcaggaACTCACTATGATATAATGCATGATCAGGGACTCGCTGTGATATAATGTatgatcagggactcactattatataatacatgatcatgGACTcgctataatataatacatggttAGGGACTCactatattataatacatgatcagggactcactatattataatatatgatcagggactcactattatataatacatgatcagggactcactattatataatacatgatcatggactcactataatataacacatgatcagggactcgctataatataatgtatgatcAAGGaatcactataatataatacatgatcagggactcactataaaattatacatgatcagggactcactataatataatacatgatcaggggctcactataatataatacatgatcagggactcactataatataatacatgatcagggactcactatGATAATACATGGTCAAGAGCTCACTATAATTTGATACATGATCACGAGCTCACTTTAAAATtatacatgatcagggactcactttaatataatacatgatcagggacttACTATGATAATACATGGtcagggactcactataatataatacatgatcagggactcactataatataatacatgatcagggactcactatgatataatacatgatcagggactcattattatataatacataatcagggactcactataatataatacatgatcagggactcactattatataatacatgatcatgGAATcgctataatataatacatgatcagggactcactattatataatacatgatcaggggCTCACTATAATATcatacatgatcagggactcactataaatataatacatgatcagggactcactataatataaaacatgatcaagggactcactataataatatacataatcagggactcactataatataatacatgatcagggactcactattatataatacatgatcatgGAATCGctatgatataatacatgatcagggactcactattatataatacatgatcaggggctcactataatataatacatgatcagggactcactataatataatacatgatcagggactcactataatataaaacatgatcaagggactcactataatattatacatgatcagggactcactataatataatacatgatcagggactcactataatataatacatgatcagggactcactatgatataatacatgatcaggggctcactataatataatacatgatcaggggCTCACTATGATAATACATGGtcagggactcactataatataatacatgatcacGGACTcactattatataatacatgatcatgGAATcgctataatataatacatgatcagggactcactttattataatacatgatcagggactcactatgatataatataggatatgGGACTCACTATATTAAAATACATGATCAGGGGCACACGATactataatacatgatcagggactcactatgatataatacattatcatgGATTCactatattataatacatgatcagggactcactatgatataatacatgatcaagGGCTCactatgatataatatatgatcAGGGATTCactatgatataatacatgatcagggactcgCTATAATATTATCAATGATTAGGGACTCACtgttatataatacatgatcagggactcactatatataatacatgattaGGGACtcactgtaatataatacatgatcagggactcacaataatataatacatgattaGGGACtcactgtaatataatacatgatcagggactcactatgatataatacatgatcaggggctcactataatataatacatgatcaagggctcactataatataatacatgatcagggactccCTATAATGTACTACATGGTCTAGGACTCACTATGATAATACATGATGagggactcactataatataagACATGATCAAGGGACTCACTATAATagtatacatgatcagggactgactataatataatacatgatcagggactcactataatataatacatgatcagggactccCTATAATGTACTACATGGTCTAGGACTCACTATGATAATACATGGTGagggactcactataatataagACATGATCAAGGGCTCAAACTGTCgctatatataatttaattcatTATCTGTCACTATTAAACTTGTTTTACACATGGTCCGGAAAAGTTGGTCATGCGATTTTCTCAGTGCTCGGCTCTTTCGGTTACATTCATCGCTTTGTAAGGTCATATGAAATATTACATCAGTGTCGGTCACGTGACGCTATCCAATCGGCACACCGAATCGGGACCACATGACCAACAATGTTCTTATAAAGCGCATCACTCGACCTACACATACTTCACCAGTGTCAGTGTGTGCGGAGACCGGAAGTTGGTTATGACTGTTATATGAGAGCTATCAGTCTGAATAGTTGGGATATTTATTTCGGTTCCGCAAACCTAATTGGAGCAGAAAATGTTTTGTTCgaaatatgaaattttgattttaaaagccGCTGTCAATGGATTAAATTTcagatataataaaaaaaaccacagTGATGATCCAGACAACAAGCGAAATAGTGAAATATGCATccagacaacaaacaaaattgtgaaatatacATCCGGACAACGAACAAAATAGTGAAATATACATCCGGACAAGaaacaaaatgatgaaatatacatccggaaaacaaacaaaatgatgaaatatacatccggaaaacaaacaaaattgtgaaatatacATCCGGACAACGAACGAAATAGTGAAATATACATCcggaaaacaaacaaaatggtgAAATATACATCcggaaaacaaacaaaatgatgaaatataaatcCGGACAACGAACGAAATGGTGTAATATACATCCGAACAGCAACGAACATGATAAAGTATATTGTATACAACTTCTTTTACCGGAATCTTCAAGACGTATTACAAAATCTCCTGACGTTCGACATTAAACCTTGGATCTCACTTACCAGAACCTGGTAAGTTTTTAGCTGTAGGTCGATGAAGACCTCGATCTTTTTAATATGATGAATATAACCCTGACCCAACCCCTTAGAATGTCGGGCAAGCaaacaaaaatgtcaataattTGTTTCCAAATATAATTGATTCAAATACTTCCATTCGATATTCTGGTTCTTATTATGACCGTTATCACAACATTTTGTGAAAgtataacaacaaaataatatatcagGTATATGGTGTCGGGGTTTTAACAGACCTGATTTGTGACATAAGCCTTACAAACGGCAACTCTCGACATTTTTCCAAAGGACCAAGATGAGCTTTTGCCATATCGTGgtgtccggcgtccgtcgtccgacCGTCAACGATTGACCTCTTCTTCTTAACTTAATTAGGTAGAAAGCATCCCTATGCgactgggattcaaatttagacaaatgatggggctgactcccaaggggcctgagggtcGGGGCTAAAAATGTCCATTTGGCAAATTAATATTAACGACCTCTTCTgtgaaactaagcaatgtattACATAGATATTCAGTGGTACCATCCCTTGGTAGATGGGATTTAAATTTATTGAGATGATGGGGATGACTCTCCAAGGgccctgaggggcagggccaaaggggtccatttggaaatattgatattaataacttcttctctgaaactaagcaatgtatgataTAGATGGAGCAATTTGACCATATTGCTATAAAGCACTTCTTGCATTTTTGAAATCATTGAGATCCCCGAATCTAACCATATACAATACTCACAATCATGCTGTGTCTTGACTTTGCTTGATCCCGACTTCTAGATCTCTGGAATTAATACGGTAAAGACATAATTATATGGTGTTTATACGGTAAAGACATAATTCTATCGTGTCAATACGATATAAACATAGTTCTATGGTGTCAATACGGTATAGACAAAATTCTATGGTGTCAATACGTTATAAACGTACTTCTATGTTCTCAATATGTTAATATACATAATTCTATTGTGCCAATATGGtattaacataattacatgatgTCAATACGATAAAGACAAACATATATGTTGTCAATATGGTATAGACATAGTTCTATGGTGTCAATATggtatatacataattatatgatGTCATTACggtatatacataattatatgatGTCAATACGGTATATACATAATTCTATAATGTCAATACGGTATATACATAAGTCTATGATGTCAATACAGTATAGTCATACATATATGCTGTCAATACGGTACAGACATAAATCTATTGTGTTGATACGTTATAGACATACATCAGGATTTTTTAACGTCTTTCCCACGTGATCCATATTGATTGATGGTGTGCATACGAATCATATACCTTATGTCATTGAGTCAAAATTGATAAAGTGacttttgtgtatttttgtCTCGGTATTTATTTTCCCGTCTTCGCTAATGCATGTGCAGATTATCTCCAATGCTACAGATTTTTATGTATTAGAAACAAATGACAGATCAGGTTGAGCAGCAagaaaaaattctgtaaattttATAACCTCCTCGATAATCATAATTCTATGCTGTTGATACGATATcaacatatatgtttttgtCTCGGTATGTATGTCTTCGTCTTGGTTACTTATTGTACTTTGTCGCCTTTGTGTTATTACAGATTTGTGACGTAATATTAAGATGGCAGATCAGGGTGAGCTGTATGCAAATTCCTGGATTCTTTATCACGTCCTCGACAGGTTCATAGGGAGCCGTGAGCTTGTGGACATCAGGAGAAGGATTGCAGTTTTAGATGAGAATTTTAGCAATCAAAATGAATTCCATGCTCAAATTTTTCTTACTGGAAGTAAACCCGAAGGAATGAAGATGCAAGGCTCGGATAACGACTTCATGTTAACAGATACAGATGTGATGGTTTTATGTCAGGACACCGGTATTCCGGATACCAGTAATCCGGACACTTGTAATCCACTAAACTATATGCATAAAACAGTTTTGATAATGAGGAACACTGACAGCAGACCTGGTTATGTAGCCCTAGAAGTAGTTCATGCCAGAGAAATTTCTGATCGGTGCTTGGACGAATCTATTGTCCCAGTTGGGGAATTACATTTGGTATCAAGTGAAATATACACAAGGTTCCTTCATGACCGTTTTACATGTTTTCAGTTACACACGGAAATGCATGGTCCAGCAACTAATATCAATACCGAAGGTATACATCTGAGTGCAGGTCATGATGTTTCGAAAACATTCCGGTGTTATAGCTGGCCTAAGGATGCAGATGAATGGAAGACCAGACCCCGTCTATATAACTGGCCAGATCAATCTTTGAGAGATGAGATAGTACAAGGTGGTTGTTATCTTGTCCCTGTAGGCGATAAAACATCTGATGACACATTTCTACAATGGAGAATTTCATTCACAACTGCGGAGAGGAAACTTGTATATTCTCTCACTCATGTACAATTTTTAGTGTACGGACTTCTCAAATATTTCCTCAAACAGATATCTGACAAGTTGAAACAGTTAGTAGGAGATACAGACATCCTGTCGTCCTACATCATCAAAACGGCTGTATTCTACGCAGTGGAAAGCACACCTGGTTCATTTTGGCAAGAGAAACACACATTTCTCtgtttcatgttttgtttaaacattctGATAACCTGGGTGAAGACAGGATATTGTCCAAATTACTTCATTAAAAGAAACAATATGTTTCTTGGCAAAGTTCATGGTGAAAATCAGGACAAACTCCTTTGTTTTCTCGTTGATCTGCATGATAAGAAATGGGGATGCCTTTCCGTTGGAACATTCATACAACCATCCATAGGAGAGCGTATGAATACAGCGAGGAATGGACTGTTAGAATATGTTCTAAAGTCTTCAACACTATTAGAATTGGAATGCAATGCAACGATAATTACTAAAACATTTACTTATAGGTGGTCTCTCGATGTACTTCCTGTGTCACTAGCATTACTTTCTGAATCGAAGTCAGACATGGATGAATTCATAGGTTACACTACTACTGCAGGGTCTCTGTCTCAAATTGGAATGGAAACTTTCGGGAAGCACATTGCTGTCAGTGGAAATAAAGAGAAGTACAAATCGCTCAGGAGATCCAAGAAACTTCTGACACCACTTGCCTCAATATGTACAAGTCCAGGAGAGTTAACATTAGCAACATATTACTACCAGACTGGGAATTACAGTAAAGCCCTGGACATATGTGAACACATGATAGtatcaaataaaatttatttaagtCCCTATACAGGTAAGcatattgatgaaaataatgCACCACGTCTTAGTGGACATGGAAAAACTCTACTTCAGAAATGCAAGGAGGGCTGTACATCGGATATCAGGTTCGTAAAAAACACTTCACAGTTCTGCCCAACCTACTTACATCAGGAAATCAAAAACGTTCTCGATGCACATCTCCTGACTATACCTCCAATCCCCTACGCTGTGTTCCTGTCTTTCCTGTGTTACCACAAACTCGGCGATACCAGTAGACGCGATGAAGCATTAATGCACCTACGGGCTGTGAAGCATGACGTGATCAAGTGGGTTAGAATTTATTGGATTGTACACAATCTCCTGGGTATATGTTATGAGATTGTTGGGGATACACAAAGGGCTATCAGAGAGTACAGAGACTCCCTTAGTGTTAGAGGGTTCGGACAACATATGAACCCTGCCAAGGAGAGGATAGAACGGTTACAACACTTCTAGATAGATTAAGCATTGATGCAACACCAGTACAAGGTAAAGTCATAGGGGGACCAAATATCATAAGGCATCAAAGTTCTCtgtattataaattataaaaacaaatcaggTGATGTTTAATCCGGAATTTGTGATATCTTAATAATGCTATGTTAATTACGACCTAGGAATAAATAGAATATTCAGAAACAACACTTATGTCAGTATATTCCATAACCTCACCCGTTGCACAACTGATATTGTATCTATGGTTTGAGTCAGTGGTTTTAATTGTATGAATTAAAATATGGTGACCATACGGAAGTGAGATATCCAATTGATCCTGAGACATTAACCAAAACTTACAAACCTCTTATTGATTCtagatatgataaaaaataaataaataataattctaAAAAGTCTAAAAGTACGACCAAATATTTCAGTCTGTGTCCCTTATCGTAGTCATTTGGATGAAACGGTCGCGACATCTATTGCAAGTCGAAGCCTCCAGCTTCCATTTCCCTGGTGCAGTCATTTAGAGGGTGTGAAAGTCAGTGAGAAAAGCAGTACTCTCTAAAGGGTAGGAAAGTCATTGAGATAACCAGCAATCCCTAGAGAGTGTGTAAGTAAGGGAGATCACCCGTAATCCCTAGAGAGTGTGtaagtaagggagataacccgtAATCCCAAGAGAGTGTGTAAGTAAGGAAGATAGCCAGTAATCCCTAGAGAATGTGtaagtaagggagataaccagtaATCCCTAGAGAGTGTGtaagtaagggagataaccagtaTTCGCTAGACGGTAGAAAAGTTAGTGAGATAACCAGTTTTCTCTAGAGGGTGGGAACGTCAGCGAGATAACCAGCATTCTCTAAGCGCGTCATTATATACGGAAAGTAAATAATGTAACCACTATTTCCTGGATGGTGGGAAAGTAAAAGGGGTAACCAGTATTTCCTAGAGTGGGTGTaataagggagataacaagGATTATGTATCAGACAAGGCGATGGTATTCACGTCAACAACACAGGAGCTATGCTCTGTATCAGATAAGGTGATGATATTTACGTCAACAACACGGGAGTGATGTTCTGTATCAAATAAGGTGATGATATTCACGTCAACAATACAGGAGTTATGTTCTGTATCAGATAAGGTGATGTTATTCACGTCCACAATACGGGAGCTATGTTCTGGTGCTTCTCGAAGGGCAAAATACTTTTTTAAAGCGTATTCGAAAGCTAAGGGTCGTAGGTTCGATCAACTGAGAAACACCGATATCACTTGACTTCCTGTAAAATTTGGTGCCGTGACCATTTAACGTCAGTGGAATTGCCAACGTAACCGTTAGTACTCATTCACTTTGTGGTATTACAGCGGAGGGTGATACCATATActgatttttattattatgttttttagttttaatttaACATTGAATTTTTTGCAAATATTCATCTTACACAATAATAATACTAAAACTATATATGAATAAGTGTATGttttaatgtgatatatacTAATCATCATACTACTATGAAAATAATGTATGTGTGAAAGTATGGGGTGCCATTCTACTTTTCATTCCCAATTAGTAACATCACTTAGTCGTTTTAGTGATAACTTATTCAATAAGtgataacatttaaattaatgTTGATTATATAAGCTATTCAAATGTTGaaaaagtgatatcacttacACGTTTAAATGATACCATTTAACTGTttgaataagtgatatcacctggACTTAAGTGATACCACTTAAGCGTTTAACTGATATCATATATGCAATCTTCTGAGTGAAATCATTTAAGTTTTGTTAATAATCTTTCAGCTAAATTCTAAAACTAGCTtatcctccccccccccccccccccccccctagttTGATacttagaatcagacatacTAGAGATCAAAAACTAGAATTATCACCCAAGAAACCAAAATCGTTCGgtcaattataaatatattttttgatattctgGAGATAGGGGGGGCCAGTCTACTGCATAGCCTCAACTAACTAAAACATTTGCGGGGCACCAAGAGGGGTAATATCCTGTTTAAGCATGCGCATGCGCAGTGTTCTACTTACGAGCTGTAACGTATACAGTTCTGTAAGACATACCGAATGGTAATGtcagttttcattgttttgcaTTGACTTAGGTATTCACAAAAGATGGATGCAGACAATCTTAGTATGAGGatatattttagaaaaatattACGCCTGacaatattaaatgtttttcttATTGTTaaatttgacatgaataaataaaacactTACAGCAAGCTAACAAATCTGATTTGCTTCTACCCACATGTTCTACCCACAGGAAAACGGGTAGGTTTGGTTTACCATCTTAATGTACCAAGGCGAAAAATTGACACAGCATTTTGACAAGAtgaatgtgtttatatttggaATAGATATAAAAAGAACTATCACAGccattatataatatgtattgaATCACTCGAACAGGGTACTGATGTCTGTACaaggtacaggtgacagtcaTTAAGTGCCCACACACTCCATAAACACTTTAGTATCTGTCACCACTTACCGACCTTTCAGAAACTCGACTCCAGgaaaaaggaaatatttctaAGTGTTTTCGTTAGATACTGTCTAATATAATCATTTACATAAGTACTTGAGTCTGGAAAAGGAAATATACATCTAGGCCTATTCGTTCACACTGTTTACATATGTGTGTTAATCGGTGATGTGTCTCGTAGGTATGTTGTATAACAGATATTCCACTATTTCTATGCGCATATGCTATAATAAAAACTCATGAAGTGCAAT is a window from the Pecten maximus unplaced genomic scaffold, xPecMax1.1, whole genome shotgun sequence genome containing:
- the LOC117319240 gene encoding uncharacterized protein LOC117319240 — encoded protein: MADQGELYANSWILYHVLDRFIGSRELVDIRRRIAVLDENFSNQNEFHAQIFLTGSKPEGMKMQGSDNDFMLTDTDVMVLCQDTGIPDTSNPDTCNPLNYMHKTVLIMRNTDSRPGYVALEVVHAREISDRCLDESIVPVGELHLVSSEIYTRFLHDRFTCFQLHTEMHGPATNINTEGIHLSAGHDVSKTFRCYSWPKDADEWKTRPRLYNWPDQSLRDEIVQGGCYLVPVGDKTSDDTFLQWRISFTTAERKLVYSLTHVQFLVYGLLKYFLKQISDKLKQLVGDTDILSSYIIKTAVFYAVESTPGSFWQEKHTFLCFMFCLNILITWVKTGYCPNYFIKRNNMFLGKVHGENQDKLLCFLVDLHDKKWGCLSVGTFIQPSIGERMNTARNGLLEYVLKSSTLLELECNATIITKTFTYRWSLDVLPVSLALLSESKSDMDEFIGYTTTAGSLSQIGMETFGKHIAVSGNKEKYKSLRRSKKLLTPLASICTSPGELTLATYYYQTGNYSKALDICEHMIVSNKIYLSPYTGKHIDENNAPRLSGHGKTLLQKCKEGCTSDIRFVKNTSQFCPTYLHQEIKNVLDAHLLTIPPIPYAVFLSFLCYHKLGDTSRRDEALMHLRAVKHDVIKWVRIYWIVHNLLGICYEIVGDTQRAIREYRDSLSVRGFGQHMNPAKERIERLQHF